From the genome of Croceibacterium atlanticum:
GGACGCGGATCGGCAAGCGCCACCGCGACGAACAGAACGATGAACACCTGCGCGATAACGAGCGTGGCGATGACATAGCCGAAGCGGGTCAATCCTCGATCTCCCGGCGCTTGAGCCAGGCAAGGTGGCGTTCCATCGTATAGGGCCGCGGGCTCTGCCCGGCCGCGATACGGTTGTGAACATGGCGCCAATGATCGGGCGCGGCATCGCAGGGATCGACACCGGCCGCCTCCACGCTGTCGATCGCGGACAACACCTCGTTGACCTTCGGCCAGCCTTCGATGTGCAGCAGGATTTCACCGCCGGGCCGCACGAAGGGCAGTGTCGTGTAGGCTTCGTCGGGCGCGACCGCGCGCAGCACATCAATGCGTGAACTGATCGTTCCATAGTCGTTCGCCATCCAGCGCACGAAGGCGAAGATCGCGCCGGGTCGGAAGCCGACGATGCGGGTTCTGCGCGTGACGATGCGGTCCTGCGCGATCCGGCCGAAGCGTATCCAGTGCTCGAACTTCTTCTCGATCCAGGTCAGCTCGACTTCGGTCAGCTGCTTGCGTGCCGAGCCCAATGCGCAGCCTCGGCGCACACCGCTGGGTGCGTCGTTATTCATTGCCGATCTCCTGTGAGCCACCGTCGAGCAGACGCCTTGCCGGCGACGCAGCGCGCGATCTGTCCACAGCGGCGAGTTGCGTTAGCAAGAATCCGAAGGATTCGATTCTATTAGCACTGTTAGAAGGGGTGCGATTCTGCGAGGATTTCTGCGGCCTCGCGGGCCACTCGTGTTCCCGATAGTCCGAGGATCCCGTTCCTGATGGTCCGAGTCCGGGCGTTCCCGATAGTCCGAACCTCATGACCGGTTATCCACAGCGTCGAAGCCCATACGGCGCATGGCAGCATCGAGCGGATCGACAGGGATCGGCGCGAAGTTCAGCCGATCGCGGCCAAGTGCATGTTCGAGTCTGAGGACGTAGCCAGGCAGCGGCTGGCGGGCGACGATCCCGCGCAGCTCGAAAGCGAAGCGGCGCAGCGGCGAAAGTACGCCGGACTTCTTGTGAAGGTGGGGAATGTCGAAGCTCCACCCGCCTTCCTGCCTCCCGCCATGCTTGCGCACGATGCGGTAAAGCCAGCGCTCCAATCCGCCAGTCAGATCGAAATAGGCCCGGTCTATCGTCAGCACGAGCGCGCGGTCGAGCACACCAGCATAGAACCAGTCCGGCAGGATCAACTCGATCCCGAGCGCCCGGCCCTGGCCGTCCGCTAGTTCACGCCATTCGTTGATCCACGAGAAGCGATGACGGCGACGCTGATGCTCCTGCCGGATCGACGTTGCGACAGTGGTGGATTGCAGCCGGTCGAGCGCAGCCTTGAGCCGTTCGTAGCTTGCCTTGCCGGTGCCGCGCCGGGTGAACGCCAATATCTCGTGCGGCGTCGTTATCATGAGACGCGAAGTGGGCCGGCCGGCATCGCGCGCCTCGATGAGCTGGCTTGCCGCCCAGATCAGCACGTCGGCATCCCAAATGGTCGCCATGCCATGTTCGGGCACGGCCTCGACCGATATCCGGGTCTTGCCCATATTGAAGTCGATCGGCGCAATGCGCCTGCTCTTGGCGAGGCTGAAGAACGGCCAGGCCATGAGATCCTGCGCATCGCGTGGCGCGAGATCGCCGGGGACCGAACGGAACAGTTCCAGCTGCGTCCGTTCGGCGCCGCAGCGGCCGGAAGGAGGCTTTGCAACGCCCATGGGTCTCAGCGGCGCACGCAATCAGTGGGCAGGCGCTTGGCCGGATGGACGACACCTTTGCCGGGATCGGAAGTCGAACGGCGGGTGCCGAGTGCGGCCCAGGCGTCGAGGTCTTCGATGGCATAGACGATACGGCCGCCGAGCTTGCGAAAAACCGGCCCGGTTCCATAGCAGCGATGCTTTTCGAGCGTCCGGGCCGAAAGGCCGAGATGGACCGCCGCATCGGGCGTCTTGAGATAGCGTGGCGTGGTGGCGGCTGCCGGTTCGCTCATGATGATCCTCCAGATGATAGCCGGACCCGATGAGCGGGACCGGCGGACAGGAGGCGATGATGGCGAACCGGATGCGCGTCGGAGAAGAGACAGAAGTCAGGGTGCCGGAAATGTCCCCCTCAACCGCCGCGCAGCAGACGAATATAGCCACCGTCGCGCAGTTCGACGGCGTCCTTTATCCAGCGAGAAATGCGCTTGCGCTCGCGGCTGCCGTTCCAGTCGGCAGCGCTGTAATCGCGCACATCGCGATCAATCAGCGCCGCCGCGAGTTCCCGGCGGGTGGCACCGGCATCATGCCCGTCGAGCACCTGCAACAAGGTGAGCAAATGATGCCGCCGGAACTGTGTTGGCCGTAGTGGCGGTGGCCCGACCGCCATGCCGAGCAGGCGGCGACAGAAGCGCTCGGCGGATGCGAGGCGAACCAGTGGGTCGGTCTCGAACGGCAGCATCATGGCCAGCGGACGGCCAAACGAACCAGCGACCCAGAGGTGCTCATCGCCATCCTTGTCGGCGAGAATGAAATGGCGGAAATCGCCGATGGTGATGCAAGCGCGAATGTCCCCCAGCGACTTCGGGTCAAGCCGCTCGGCGGCAATCCCCGAGAGCGCCGGAGCCAGAACTATTTCGGTCGGCGAAAGACTCGGCCGCGCGACCGCCAGCTTCGCATCGAAAGCGGCGGACGGGTCCGTATGGAAGCTGATCCCCCATCGCAGCACCAAGGCGGCGGTGGCGTCGTCGGATTTGACCGCTCCACGCTTCACCCTGCCGATAGCGCGGCGATATTCGGTACGATAACGGGCGTTGCGACTGAGATAGCCCATCGCAATGTCCGAATATTGCAGCGTCTCGTCCCTGGCTTCCTCCGGGGGCGTGCGCCAGTCCCTCTCAGGCGGCATCGAACCTCTCCCAAGCGTGGCTCTCTTTTGGAGCGCAGCGGAAGATGTTCTCAGCCGAGCAGCTGGGCAGAAGCCCTGTCGAGCGCGCGGGCGCATAGCCGTTTCAAGTCAGCGGTCTGGCTACGTTGGCTGCCAGTTTGGCTCCGCAGTCCCATCCCGGCCTTAGGATTCGGGAGGGCGCAGATAATGGCGATAGCCGGTTTCGGTCATCCAGCGCGCACGCGCGAGATGGGAGTCATGCACCAGGCGCGCGCGCTCGGGTTCGGCCTCTGGGTCGATCCCAAATATGATCGCGGCGGCCTCGCGCCAATCGGCATTTTCCGCTGCGGCATCGAGCAGCCGCCAATAGGTGTGGTGATGGCGTTCGTCATAGTCGGTGACATGCGCCGCATCGGGCGCGCGGTCTTCGAAAGCGGGTATCGTCATCGCTTCGCTCCGCATTCAGCCATTGTTCTGGCGCGTGGCGTCTCGGGGCACATACACCATTACGACGCGGAGCAATTGTCCCGCGCCTGCTATAGCGGTCGGAGAAAATGCGGATAAATGCTGGCGCCTTGCATGGCGCTATTCGTTCGGTTCGCTCTGGGCTTCGCTCACGAGAAGCACTCCTTGTCCCCTGTCCGAATCGAGGACAACGATCCCTGCGCTTTCCAGCGCCTTGACCACCTGATGGCGTGTAACGTCGCGCACGGACAGGTTGTTCTCCGATTCCAGGCGCTTGAGCGCAGTGAGCGCAACAAGGGCCTTGTCTGCTAGCATCTCCTGTGTCCAACCCAGAAGCGCACGAGCGGCCCGCACTTGGCGGGAAGTGATCATGCACGATCACCTCCACAACCTACGCGTTGTTCGCTACGTAAACGACTATTATAGTCGCTTTCGGTGAATGGAAATAGTCAAATCGCGAGCCGGGCTATGGCCCGGCGAGCACGCATATTCGACCGGCCCCGCGGACCTGCCGGGACGCGCGGCCGGATCAGCACAGGGCCTGCGAAACGTAAAATCGTAGTTCCGTAACTGTGCAAATACAGAAAACTGTGGAGCCGGGTTTCCGGCTCCACGGGATTGCGGTCAGCCCGCCTTGAGGCGCTGCATCCCTTCGGCCAGGGTCCAGAGCGCCCGGTTGAGCGTGACATTCTGGTCGATGCCGTTAATCGCGCGGGTCGTGCTGCGGCGGATACGGCCTCGCGCATTGCGCTTGCGGCCTGACAGACCGCCGCGAACGACATTTTCCTGAATGACGTTGAAAGTCGTCCAGAGACTGCGGCCCCGGTCCTCGTGGCGGCGCGGCTCGATGATCTGTTCGGGGCGCAGCGGACTTTCGTCCTCGCCATAGCGGGCGACAAGGCTGGCTTCGGCGAGCACGCGCTGCTCATCTTCGCCAAGCTGGATTTCCTTCATACCTTCACTGGCATCGATCAGCCGGGGGAAGTCCTCGGCCACAGTGTAAACACCTTCGATGATGTCATGCTGGATATTGCCCTTGTGGGGAACGCGCACTTCTTCGAACCGCTCGCCCGCAATCATGGAATTGGTGCAGACAAAACGCAGCATCCCGGCGAACATCTGGTAGGCACTGGTCCCGTCATGGCTGTTGACGATGATAACTTCGGCGGCTTCGGGCTTGCCGATGCCTTCATCGCGGCGCAGGCGAAGCATATGCTTGGCGTGGCCGTGGCGGCTTCCGTCGCGCGGCACCGACTGGACGGCGAAGAACGGGAACCATCCTTCCCGGCGCAACCCCTCCACAATGTCGATTGTGGGTACGTAGACATAGCGGTCCGAACGGCTGTCATGCGCTTCGCTGGCAAAGATCGAGGGGACGTGGCTGTAAAGCGCCTCGTTATCGAGCGGCTCGCGCCCGCTGATCTGATGGGCATTGCGACCGAACCGGGTGGCGAGGGTGTGATAGCTCATGGTCAAATCCTTCCTTGGGTTTCCGCGCAGCGGGAAGCGCCGCGCTGAAACCCTGCCCGTCGGCGAGACTGGGGTAGCAACGGACAAGGGCGGCCGGGCCGGAGGGGGATCGCCCGGCCTGCACGCAATGGAATGGAGGAAGGCCGGGGACACCGGCCAGGACGGCGAAGCTTCCCTTGACCGGCGCGAGGGCGAAGCCCTTAGCCATCATGGCGCGGCGTCAGCCGCGCCCGCAAAGGTCATCCCACGCTGGTCAGAGCGTGGGCCGTTTCTTGAAATAGACCGTCTCGGCCTTGGGTTCGGCAATCGCCTCGAACCCGGCATCGAGCCAGGCCCGGCGATGCGGCGCATGAGCGTCGGCGCGCCCGTTCGCGCACCACCATTCGGGCTCAGCCGCGCCGCGTGGCAGCAGGCCGCCGATAATGTCCTCGATATGCGCGAAGCGCAGTTCGACGCCTTCGGCATCGTTGCGGCGGCGCCAGCGCCTCAGGAACGTGCCTAGAGCATCATATTTACCCATCCCGCCGTATCCGCCCCTCAGCTCATAACGGGCGGAACGGTTTGGGTGGCAATCATGCGCCGAGGAACATCGCCGGTGTCATGAACAAGGGTGAGGCCCATCATGATCCGTGTCGAGCAGATGGCACAATCGAGAGCCGAGGCGGCGCCTTCGGCGCAGTCGATGCAGGCGCGGCGCGGCTTCGATCCATCGATCAAGCCAAGCAGCAGATGCTCATCGCCCGACAGTGCCGCGGCTTCACCGATAGCGACCGGACGACCGAGTGCGTCTTCGCATAGGTGCATCAGGCTATCGAACACGGGGGCAAGCATCTCGCAATTCTGGGAAGCGAGAATCTTGTAGAGACGGGGCTGGACCGATTGACCTGTATCGCGCGCATTGCGCCAGCACCGTGCCGCC
Proteins encoded in this window:
- a CDS encoding DUF2840 domain-containing protein; its protein translation is MNNDAPSGVRRGCALGSARKQLTEVELTWIEKKFEHWIRFGRIAQDRIVTRRTRIVGFRPGAIFAFVRWMANDYGTISSRIDVLRAVAPDEAYTTLPFVRPGGEILLHIEGWPKVNEVLSAIDSVEAAGVDPCDAAPDHWRHVHNRIAAGQSPRPYTMERHLAWLKRREIED
- a CDS encoding DUF2285 domain-containing protein, with product MPPERDWRTPPEEARDETLQYSDIAMGYLSRNARYRTEYRRAIGRVKRGAVKSDDATAALVLRWGISFHTDPSAAFDAKLAVARPSLSPTEIVLAPALSGIAAERLDPKSLGDIRACITIGDFRHFILADKDGDEHLWVAGSFGRPLAMMLPFETDPLVRLASAERFCRRLLGMAVGPPPLRPTQFRRHHLLTLLQVLDGHDAGATRRELAAALIDRDVRDYSAADWNGSRERKRISRWIKDAVELRDGGYIRLLRGG
- a CDS encoding helix-turn-helix domain-containing protein, whose product is MITSRQVRAARALLGWTQEMLADKALVALTALKRLESENNLSVRDVTRHQVVKALESAGIVVLDSDRGQGVLLVSEAQSEPNE
- a CDS encoding DNA -binding domain-containing protein gives rise to the protein MTIPAFEDRAPDAAHVTDYDERHHHTYWRLLDAAAENADWREAAAIIFGIDPEAEPERARLVHDSHLARARWMTETGYRHYLRPPES
- a CDS encoding replication initiator protein A, whose amino-acid sequence is MGVAKPPSGRCGAERTQLELFRSVPGDLAPRDAQDLMAWPFFSLAKSRRIAPIDFNMGKTRISVEAVPEHGMATIWDADVLIWAASQLIEARDAGRPTSRLMITTPHEILAFTRRGTGKASYERLKAALDRLQSTTVATSIRQEHQRRRHRFSWINEWRELADGQGRALGIELILPDWFYAGVLDRALVLTIDRAYFDLTGGLERWLYRIVRKHGGRQEGGWSFDIPHLHKKSGVLSPLRRFAFELRGIVARQPLPGYVLRLEHALGRDRLNFAPIPVDPLDAAMRRMGFDAVDNRS
- a CDS encoding DUF932 domain-containing protein, coding for MSYHTLATRFGRNAHQISGREPLDNEALYSHVPSIFASEAHDSRSDRYVYVPTIDIVEGLRREGWFPFFAVQSVPRDGSRHGHAKHMLRLRRDEGIGKPEAAEVIIVNSHDGTSAYQMFAGMLRFVCTNSMIAGERFEEVRVPHKGNIQHDIIEGVYTVAEDFPRLIDASEGMKEIQLGEDEQRVLAEASLVARYGEDESPLRPEQIIEPRRHEDRGRSLWTTFNVIQENVVRGGLSGRKRNARGRIRRSTTRAINGIDQNVTLNRALWTLAEGMQRLKAG
- a CDS encoding DUF7662 domain-containing protein, with the translated sequence MGKYDALGTFLRRWRRRNDAEGVELRFAHIEDIIGGLLPRGAAEPEWWCANGRADAHAPHRRAWLDAGFEAIAEPKAETVYFKKRPTL
- a CDS encoding helix-turn-helix transcriptional regulator, with translation MSEPAAATTPRYLKTPDAAVHLGLSARTLEKHRCYGTGPVFRKLGGRIVYAIEDLDAWAALGTRRSTSDPGKGVVHPAKRLPTDCVRR